A single region of the Thermococcus zilligii AN1 genome encodes:
- a CDS encoding endonuclease III domain-containing protein, whose protein sequence is MVRESRSLSLEGFTFDETWGEKRERAKRIVEILMEVHPREKLLIGDPYRTLIHCIISQRMRDEVTYKVWEELFRKYGDIETIAATPIEEMQEFLRKQGVGLWKTKGEWIVRASQILLEKYNGKVPEDINELMKLPGIGRKCANIVLAYGFGKQAIPVDTHVNRISKRLGLAPPGVAPEKVEEYLAGLIPEDKWIYVNHAMVDHGRSICRPIKPKCDECPLRELCPYAKGLITDGDIKGENRSRRAERVF, encoded by the coding sequence CGATCGTTGAGCCTTGAGGGCTTCACATTCGATGAAACCTGGGGGGAGAAGAGGGAGCGGGCGAAGAGGATAGTTGAAATCCTCATGGAGGTCCACCCCAGGGAGAAGCTCCTCATAGGCGACCCCTACAGGACTCTAATCCACTGCATCATTTCCCAGCGCATGCGCGATGAAGTGACGTATAAGGTCTGGGAGGAGCTCTTCAGGAAATACGGGGACATAGAGACGATAGCGGCAACTCCGATCGAAGAAATGCAGGAGTTCCTCCGAAAGCAGGGGGTCGGCCTCTGGAAGACGAAGGGCGAGTGGATTGTCAGAGCTTCCCAAATACTCCTCGAGAAATACAACGGTAAGGTTCCGGAGGATATAAACGAGCTCATGAAGCTTCCGGGGATAGGGAGAAAGTGCGCCAACATCGTCCTCGCTTACGGGTTTGGAAAGCAGGCAATACCGGTTGATACCCACGTCAACAGAATAAGCAAGCGCCTTGGCCTGGCCCCTCCGGGGGTCGCTCCCGAGAAGGTTGAGGAGTACCTCGCCGGGCTTATCCCGGAGGATAAGTGGATTTACGTCAACCACGCAATGGTAGACCACGGGAGAAGTATCTGCAGGCCAATAAAGCCAAAATGCGACGAATGCCCGCTGAGAGAGCTGTGCCCCTATGCAAAAGGCCTAATAACGGACGGGGACATAAAAGGAGAGAACCGCTCCCGGCGGGCTGAACGGGTATTTTAA
- a CDS encoding DUF434 domain-containing protein yields the protein MSLCEAYQDLKYLLNRGYRKKVALKFVADHHRLTIEERHLLARCVFPDPWIEEVRRKLLKPGELAGRVLAIDGFNVLITLESIVEGKAILCEDGLVRDLKYQGRYRLNENTEKLLTEITGALGELGVAKAVFFYGKNVPKSGIVKALTEEALKKSGLPGEVHLVKSPDFELKGFEAVATADVGIISKVGHVFDLPGYVAGLSQKTIEPFFEVIQ from the coding sequence ATGTCCCTCTGTGAGGCGTATCAAGACCTCAAGTACCTCCTCAACAGGGGCTACAGGAAGAAGGTCGCCCTGAAGTTCGTCGCCGACCATCACCGTCTCACCATAGAGGAGAGGCACCTTCTCGCGAGGTGCGTCTTCCCCGACCCCTGGATCGAAGAAGTCAGGAGAAAGCTTCTAAAACCGGGGGAGCTCGCCGGCAGAGTCCTCGCAATAGATGGCTTCAACGTCTTAATAACCTTGGAGTCCATCGTGGAGGGGAAGGCGATACTCTGCGAGGACGGCCTGGTTAGGGACCTGAAGTACCAGGGGAGGTATAGGCTCAACGAGAACACAGAAAAACTTCTAACCGAAATAACGGGAGCCCTGGGAGAGCTCGGGGTCGCGAAGGCCGTCTTCTTCTACGGAAAGAACGTCCCGAAGAGCGGCATCGTGAAAGCCCTCACCGAGGAGGCTTTGAAAAAGTCGGGTCTCCCCGGGGAGGTTCACCTCGTGAAGAGCCCGGACTTCGAGCTGAAGGGCTTTGAGGCCGTGGCAACGGCAGACGTGGGAATAATCTCCAAAGTTGGCCATGTTTTCGACCTTCCGGGATACGTTGCCGGTTTGTCCCAAAAAACAATTGAGCCGTTTTTTGAGGTCATCCAGTAA
- a CDS encoding metal-dependent phosphohydrolase — protein sequence MYTEEGLLEQIRELMGDEELFKMYERTFREYHHYFDVTNSIALNVYNFNDHGPVHVLLTTRRALELLGIIEKFGMQTTAEKLGKPLRWSKFIVAFGALFHDIGNMIHRINHYMFSVFLAEPIIEKLVSEFGTDDPALLKALTLNAIYTHDEAVPCTTIEGSLVTIADGCDMEAGRSRLVHRKDKVDIHAVSALAVEKVEIREGDEEQPILIEIWMKHPAGIFQVDEILTKKVKSSLLSGKVRLRIHTGTDEEVVEKVV from the coding sequence ATGTACACCGAGGAAGGACTGCTTGAGCAGATAAGGGAGCTGATGGGCGACGAGGAGCTCTTCAAAATGTACGAGAGAACCTTCAGGGAGTACCACCACTACTTCGATGTCACTAACTCCATAGCCCTCAACGTTTACAACTTCAACGACCACGGGCCTGTGCATGTTCTCCTGACGACGAGGAGGGCCCTGGAACTGCTCGGAATCATTGAAAAGTTCGGCATGCAGACAACTGCCGAAAAGCTCGGAAAGCCCCTCCGCTGGAGCAAGTTCATCGTCGCCTTTGGAGCCCTTTTCCACGACATCGGCAACATGATACACAGGATAAACCACTACATGTTCAGCGTCTTCCTGGCCGAGCCGATAATTGAAAAGCTGGTTTCAGAGTTCGGAACCGACGATCCGGCCCTCCTCAAGGCCCTCACCTTAAACGCCATCTACACCCACGACGAAGCGGTCCCGTGCACCACCATCGAGGGCTCTTTGGTCACCATAGCGGACGGCTGCGACATGGAAGCTGGGAGGAGCAGGCTCGTCCACAGGAAGGACAAGGTGGACATCCACGCGGTTTCGGCCCTGGCCGTGGAGAAGGTCGAGATAAGGGAAGGGGACGAGGAACAGCCGATACTCATCGAGATATGGATGAAGCATCCCGCTGGAATCTTCCAGGTTGACGAGATACTGACGAAGAAAGTCAAGAGCTCGCTCCTCAGCGGAAAGGTCAGGCTGAGGATACACACAGGCACTGACGAAGAAGTGGTAGAAAAGGTGGTCTAA
- a CDS encoding PIN domain-containing protein produces MEKKEWLVIPDTNFLLVPGQFEVDIVSELNRILDVRFRLLIPNVVLQELEVIERKSRGRDLLAVRMAKKLAERFEKVDIGEFGKGPIDDQIFEFAVKNERVIVCTNDKGLKKRLREKGIPVVYLRSKKILELEGMLE; encoded by the coding sequence ATGGAAAAGAAGGAGTGGCTGGTCATTCCGGACACCAACTTTCTCCTCGTCCCGGGGCAGTTTGAGGTGGACATCGTAAGTGAGCTCAACAGGATTCTCGACGTCCGCTTCAGGCTCCTCATCCCGAACGTCGTCCTCCAGGAGCTGGAGGTCATAGAGAGAAAATCGAGGGGGAGAGACCTCCTGGCCGTGAGGATGGCGAAGAAGCTGGCGGAACGCTTCGAGAAGGTCGATATTGGAGAGTTCGGGAAAGGGCCCATAGACGACCAGATTTTTGAGTTCGCCGTGAAAAACGAACGTGTCATAGTCTGCACCAACGATAAGGGGCTCAAGAAGAGGCTCAGGGAAAAGGGTATCCCCGTGGTCTACCTCCGCTCGAAGAAGATCCTCGAGCTCGAGGGGATGCTGGAATAG
- the eif2g gene encoding translation initiation factor IF-2 subunit gamma yields the protein MTKKKEFKQAEVNIGTAGHVDHGKTTLTKALTGIWTDTHSEELRRGITLKIGFADAEVRVCPNCGRYSTSPVCPYCGHETKFERRVSFIDSPGHEALMTTMLAGASLMDGAILVIAANEGIMPQTREHLMALHIIGNRNIVIALNKIELVDRETVMKRYEEVKEFVKGTVAENAPIIPISALHGANIDVLLAALEEFVPTPKHDLRKPPKMLVLRSFDVNKPGTPPEKLVGGVVGGSIVQGKLKVGDEIEIRPGVPYEEHGRIKYEPITTEIVSLQAGGNFVEEAYPGGLVGVGTKLDPYLTKGDLMVGNVVGKPGKLPPVWESLTLEVHLLERVVGTEEELKVEPIKRKEVLMLNVGTARTTGLVTGLGKDTVEVKLQIPVCAEPGDRVAISRQVGSRWRLIGYGFIRE from the coding sequence ATGACAAAGAAGAAGGAGTTTAAGCAGGCCGAGGTTAACATTGGCACCGCAGGTCACGTTGATCACGGCAAAACGACACTCACGAAGGCTTTAACCGGAATCTGGACTGATACGCACAGCGAGGAGCTGAGGAGGGGAATTACCCTGAAGATAGGCTTCGCCGACGCCGAGGTAAGGGTGTGCCCGAACTGCGGCAGGTACTCCACCTCACCGGTATGCCCCTACTGCGGCCATGAAACCAAATTTGAGAGGAGGGTTTCCTTCATAGACTCTCCCGGCCACGAGGCGCTGATGACCACGATGCTCGCCGGCGCTTCCCTTATGGACGGGGCAATCCTCGTCATAGCGGCCAACGAAGGCATCATGCCCCAGACGAGGGAGCACCTGATGGCCCTCCACATAATCGGAAACAGGAACATCGTCATAGCCCTCAACAAGATAGAGCTCGTCGACAGGGAGACTGTAATGAAGCGCTACGAAGAGGTAAAGGAGTTCGTCAAGGGCACCGTCGCCGAGAACGCTCCGATAATCCCGATTTCGGCGCTCCACGGGGCAAACATTGACGTATTGCTGGCGGCCCTGGAAGAGTTCGTACCCACCCCAAAGCACGACCTCAGGAAGCCGCCCAAGATGCTCGTCCTGAGGAGCTTTGACGTGAACAAACCAGGGACTCCTCCCGAGAAGCTCGTCGGGGGAGTCGTGGGCGGTTCCATAGTCCAGGGTAAGCTGAAAGTGGGCGATGAGATAGAAATCAGGCCCGGTGTCCCCTACGAGGAGCACGGGAGGATAAAGTACGAACCGATTACGACCGAGATAGTATCCCTCCAGGCCGGGGGGAACTTCGTCGAGGAGGCCTATCCGGGGGGTCTCGTTGGAGTTGGGACCAAACTTGACCCCTATCTGACCAAGGGAGACCTCATGGTGGGAAACGTCGTCGGGAAGCCGGGCAAACTCCCACCCGTGTGGGAGAGCCTGACCCTGGAAGTTCACCTCCTTGAAAGGGTCGTCGGAACAGAGGAGGAGCTCAAAGTGGAGCCAATAAAGAGGAAGGAGGTTCTCATGCTCAACGTTGGAACAGCCAGAACGACGGGCCTCGTCACAGGCCTCGGAAAGGACACGGTCGAGGTGAAGCTCCAGATACCCGTCTGTGCTGAGCCTGGGGACCGCGTCGCCATAAGCAGGCAGGTGGGAAGCAGGTGGCGCCTCATAGGCTACGGCTTCATACGGGAGTGA
- a CDS encoding translation initiation factor 2: MNDRKKFVHNFLTRLVAGEVLVVIFGKYGVEVGVKFGILWLIAMTPIILSIYREEWKTLSKVYSKEKADRVANNLLVSRYIIGIIPIAASLLGRWSGGNLAILGLLGLLFALIEAKLLTDAGYPLSKEEKTNLLRATMEHNAL; encoded by the coding sequence ATCAATGACCGGAAAAAGTTCGTACACAATTTCCTCACACGCCTGGTTGCGGGTGAGGTCTTGGTCGTTATTTTCGGGAAGTATGGGGTGGAGGTTGGTGTAAAGTTTGGAATACTCTGGCTAATCGCAATGACCCCCATAATCCTCAGCATCTACAGGGAAGAGTGGAAAACGTTATCAAAGGTTTACTCTAAAGAGAAAGCCGACAGGGTGGCCAACAACCTCTTAGTTTCCCGCTACATAATAGGGATTATACCGATAGCTGCTTCCCTTTTGGGACGCTGGTCGGGTGGCAACCTTGCCATCTTAGGGCTGCTGGGGTTACTATTTGCACTGATAGAGGCCAAACTCCTTACAGATGCGGGATATCCCCTTAGTAAGGAGGAAAAGACAAATCTCCTTAGAGCCACTATGGAGCATAATGCCCTGTGA
- a CDS encoding acetate--CoA ligase family protein, whose translation MDRIEKARRIIEKAKAENRPLVEPEAKEILRLYGVPVPEFKVATNEEEAVQFARELGYPVVMKIVSPQIIHKSDAGGVKVNIKSDEDARKAFKTIMENARNYKPDADLWGVIIYKMLPLGKEVIVGMIRDPQFGPAVMFGLGGIFVEILKDVSFRVAPISRDEAIDMIKEIKAYPILAGARGEKPVDINALADIIVKVGELALELPEIRELDINPIFAYEDSAVAVDARMLL comes from the coding sequence ATGGACAGGATTGAAAAGGCCAGGAGGATAATCGAGAAGGCCAAGGCCGAGAACAGGCCGCTCGTTGAACCCGAGGCCAAGGAGATACTCAGGCTCTACGGCGTTCCGGTTCCGGAGTTTAAGGTTGCCACCAACGAGGAGGAGGCCGTTCAGTTCGCCAGGGAGCTCGGTTACCCTGTCGTTATGAAGATCGTTTCCCCGCAGATCATCCACAAGAGCGACGCCGGTGGAGTCAAGGTCAACATAAAGAGCGACGAAGATGCAAGAAAGGCCTTCAAAACCATCATGGAGAACGCGAGGAACTACAAGCCGGACGCAGACCTCTGGGGAGTTATCATATACAAGATGCTCCCGCTCGGCAAGGAGGTCATAGTCGGCATGATCCGCGACCCGCAGTTCGGCCCAGCCGTAATGTTCGGTCTCGGCGGAATCTTCGTCGAGATACTCAAGGACGTTTCCTTCCGCGTCGCCCCGATAAGCAGGGACGAGGCCATCGACATGATCAAGGAGATCAAGGCCTACCCGATTTTAGCTGGAGCACGTGGCGAGAAACCCGTTGACATAAACGCCTTAGCCGACATAATCGTCAAGGTCGGCGAGCTCGCCCTCGAGCTTCCGGAGATCAGGGAGCTCGACATCAACCCGATCTTCGCCTACGAGGATTCAGCCGTTGCCGTTGACGCGAGGATGCTTCTCTGA
- a CDS encoding pyridoxal phosphate-dependent aminotransferase encodes MALSDRLEMVNPSEIRKLFDLAAGMKDVISLGIGEPDFDTPSHIKEYAKEALDKGYTHYGPNAGLPMLREAVARKLKNQNGIEADPKTEVMILTGANQAFLMGLAAFLRDGEEVLIPSPMFVSYAPAVILAGGKPVEVPTYEENEFRLSVGDLERHVTEKTRALIINTPNNPTGSVLTKNDLEEIADFAVEHDLIVFSDEVYEHFVYDGVKNHSIASLDGMFERTITVNGFSKTFAMTGWRLGFVAAPAWVIEKMVRFQMYNSTCPTTFAQYAAARALDDPRSWEAVEEMRKEYERRRNLVWKRLSEMGLPTLKPKGAFYIFPRIRDTGLTDREFSELMLKEARVAVVPGSAFGKAGEGYIRISYATAYEKLEEAMDRMEKVLKERKLV; translated from the coding sequence GTGGCGCTGAGCGACAGGCTCGAGATGGTCAACCCTTCTGAGATTAGAAAGCTCTTCGACCTGGCCGCCGGAATGAAGGATGTTATCTCACTCGGAATCGGTGAGCCGGATTTTGACACCCCGTCTCACATCAAGGAGTACGCGAAGGAGGCCCTTGATAAGGGCTATACCCATTACGGGCCAAACGCCGGCCTGCCAATGCTCCGCGAGGCCGTTGCCAGAAAGCTCAAAAATCAGAACGGCATCGAAGCGGATCCAAAAACCGAGGTCATGATACTGACCGGTGCAAACCAGGCCTTTCTCATGGGGCTCGCCGCCTTCCTGAGGGACGGCGAGGAGGTTCTGATACCCTCCCCGATGTTCGTGAGCTACGCCCCGGCCGTTATTCTCGCCGGCGGAAAGCCCGTCGAAGTGCCGACCTACGAGGAGAACGAGTTCCGCCTCTCCGTTGGCGACCTTGAGAGGCACGTTACCGAGAAGACCCGCGCGCTCATCATAAACACGCCCAACAACCCAACTGGCTCCGTTCTCACGAAGAATGACCTCGAGGAGATTGCAGATTTTGCGGTGGAGCATGACCTCATAGTTTTCAGCGACGAAGTTTACGAGCACTTCGTCTACGACGGCGTCAAGAACCACAGCATAGCCTCGCTCGACGGGATGTTCGAGAGAACTATCACGGTCAACGGCTTCTCCAAGACCTTCGCAATGACCGGGTGGAGGTTAGGCTTCGTGGCGGCACCGGCTTGGGTCATCGAGAAGATGGTCCGCTTCCAGATGTACAACTCGACCTGCCCCACAACCTTCGCCCAGTACGCAGCAGCCAGAGCCCTCGACGACCCGAGGAGCTGGGAGGCCGTCGAGGAGATGAGGAAGGAGTACGAGAGGAGGAGGAACCTCGTCTGGAAGAGGCTCAGCGAGATGGGCCTCCCAACGCTCAAGCCCAAGGGCGCCTTCTACATCTTCCCGCGCATCAGAGACACGGGCCTCACCGACAGGGAGTTCAGCGAGCTGATGCTGAAGGAGGCGAGGGTCGCCGTTGTTCCGGGCTCGGCCTTCGGAAAGGCCGGCGAGGGCTACATAAGGATAAGCTACGCAACAGCGTACGAGAAGCTCGAGGAGGCCATGGACAGGATGGAAAAGGTGCTGAAGGAGAGGAAACTCGTCTGA
- a CDS encoding PaaI family thioesterase — translation MEQRTHRLTSERLVGKPLKIEPGRAEVELVTTGEMAVDEYGLVHGGFTFGLADYAAMLAVNEPTVVLGKAEVRFLKPVKAGERLKAEAKVEEDLGRKKIVRAEVFDGKGEKVLEGTFHCYVLERHVLEK, via the coding sequence ATGGAGCAGAGGACCCACAGACTGACCTCGGAAAGGCTGGTTGGAAAGCCGCTAAAGATTGAACCGGGAAGGGCCGAAGTCGAGCTCGTTACCACCGGGGAGATGGCCGTTGACGAGTACGGCCTCGTCCACGGCGGCTTCACCTTTGGCTTAGCAGATTATGCGGCCATGCTTGCCGTCAACGAGCCCACCGTCGTCCTCGGAAAGGCCGAAGTCAGGTTCCTCAAGCCTGTGAAGGCCGGTGAGAGACTGAAAGCGGAGGCAAAAGTGGAGGAGGACCTCGGGAGAAAGAAAATCGTCAGGGCGGAGGTGTTCGACGGGAAAGGCGAGAAAGTCCTCGAGGGGACTTTCCACTGCTACGTGCTTGAGAGGCATGTCCTGGAAAAATGA
- a CDS encoding radical SAM protein, producing the protein MMVAIIDGYTDEPAGLGVPPYLGIYPRYAYGAIKKARKEAGVFYLTIDDLRATFEGEKGIATKNKTPNFPKTREILEKADVIVYIGGLHTPGKYLSAVPSQVEEVARFIKPFKGVKILGGPAFMGSAHAGGTKITSHELSLARSVFDHVVYGDLEAFLFDFLTNPKDADPFRFRSYNELRDYAVIGAEVVKQFPDFPDFVIVEIETQRGCPKAMGIGGCSFCTEPARYKTVEDRPVEDVVAEVKALYDIGVRHFRVGRQSCIFSYMAKPNGRVPVPNPEALERLFAGIRSVAPDVKTLHVDNANPAVIANYPEESVRIAKALIKYGTPGNVVAFGLENADPKVARLNNLNATAEETYEAVKILNEVGGRRGYNGMPWLLPGINIVFGLPGETKESYELTFQFLKRLLDDGLMVRRINIRQVVVFPGTPLWHMRDKVKTEKHKRLIQHYKYKIRHEIDLPMLRRLIPVGTVLRDVRAEVFDNGLIYGRQMGSYPLIVGIPKEVPLNRFYDVLIVDHGFRSITGIPVPINVNRESPRVLQLIPGIGKKRAVKILAKRPLSREAFLEMVDPEVRGVLKDLIEE; encoded by the coding sequence ATGATGGTTGCCATCATAGACGGCTACACCGACGAGCCGGCGGGGCTCGGCGTTCCGCCTTACCTCGGAATTTACCCGCGATACGCCTACGGGGCGATAAAGAAGGCCAGGAAAGAGGCAGGCGTCTTTTACCTCACCATAGACGACCTGAGGGCCACCTTTGAGGGTGAGAAGGGAATCGCCACGAAGAACAAAACCCCAAACTTCCCGAAGACCCGGGAGATACTGGAAAAGGCCGACGTGATTGTTTACATCGGCGGCCTCCACACGCCGGGCAAGTACCTCTCCGCGGTTCCGTCCCAGGTCGAGGAGGTGGCCAGGTTCATCAAGCCATTCAAAGGCGTCAAAATCCTTGGCGGGCCGGCCTTTATGGGCTCTGCCCACGCCGGCGGGACAAAGATAACCTCACATGAGCTTTCGCTGGCCCGCTCCGTGTTTGACCACGTCGTTTACGGTGACCTGGAGGCGTTCCTCTTCGATTTTCTCACCAACCCTAAGGATGCCGACCCCTTCCGCTTCAGGAGCTATAACGAATTAAGGGATTACGCGGTTATTGGGGCGGAAGTGGTTAAGCAGTTCCCGGACTTTCCGGACTTTGTAATAGTCGAGATCGAGACCCAGCGCGGCTGTCCCAAGGCGATGGGTATAGGCGGTTGCTCCTTCTGCACTGAGCCCGCTCGGTATAAAACTGTCGAGGACAGGCCCGTTGAAGACGTTGTGGCCGAGGTAAAGGCCCTCTACGATATAGGAGTGAGGCACTTCAGGGTCGGGAGGCAGAGCTGCATCTTTTCATACATGGCAAAGCCGAACGGCAGGGTTCCTGTTCCAAATCCGGAGGCCCTAGAGAGGCTCTTCGCGGGGATACGCTCGGTTGCACCGGACGTTAAAACCCTTCATGTGGACAACGCCAATCCGGCTGTAATAGCGAACTACCCCGAGGAGAGCGTCAGGATTGCAAAGGCCTTAATCAAGTACGGAACGCCCGGGAACGTTGTCGCCTTCGGCCTTGAGAACGCTGACCCGAAGGTTGCCAGGCTCAACAACCTGAACGCCACTGCCGAGGAAACCTACGAGGCCGTTAAAATCCTCAACGAGGTCGGGGGAAGGAGGGGCTACAACGGCATGCCCTGGCTTTTGCCGGGGATAAACATAGTCTTCGGCCTCCCGGGCGAGACGAAGGAGAGCTACGAGCTGACCTTCCAGTTCCTCAAAAGGCTCCTCGACGATGGCCTGATGGTCAGGCGCATAAACATCCGCCAGGTAGTCGTCTTTCCCGGGACACCCCTCTGGCACATGAGGGACAAAGTCAAGACCGAGAAGCACAAGCGCCTGATCCAGCACTACAAGTACAAGATAAGGCACGAGATTGATCTGCCGATGCTCAGGCGCCTGATCCCGGTGGGGACGGTTCTAAGGGACGTCCGCGCGGAGGTCTTTGACAATGGCCTCATCTACGGGAGGCAGATGGGGAGCTACCCTCTCATCGTCGGCATCCCCAAGGAAGTCCCCCTGAACCGCTTCTACGACGTTTTGATAGTGGACCACGGCTTCAGGAGCATAACCGGAATCCCGGTTCCTATAAACGTGAACCGCGAGAGCCCCAGGGTTCTCCAGCTGATTCCGGGGATAGGGAAGAAGAGGGCCGTTAAAATACTGGCAAAAAGGCCGCTCTCCAGGGAGGCATTCCTCGAAATGGTTGACCCGGAGGTGAGAGGTGTTTTAAAGGATCTCATAGAGGAGTGA
- a CDS encoding TIGR01177 family methyltransferase yields MLYVEILGNIPEMARDEVRAMLELAGGEITGQDYLFLKIDADEKAFPYLNRLGLAHEYGELIVEADSVEELLEKAGKVEWPIRGTFKVETETMANCRFDVLDLPRKLGAVIYAQGFRVNLSKPETLVRVYCGGRLYAGIRLHFFDPKDFEKKKAHRRPFFRPISLPPRLSRALVNLTGAKAEILDPFMGAGGILIEAGLMGLKVYGVDIKPEMVRGAEINLRHYGINNYELRLGDATRLEELFPDKKFEAIATDPPYGTSATLAGRKRDELYRKALESMYNVLKEGGRLAIAFPADFDGEAEGGRAGFRLLGKYYQRVHKSLERYFYVFEK; encoded by the coding sequence GTGCTCTACGTCGAAATCCTCGGGAACATACCGGAGATGGCCAGGGACGAAGTCAGGGCCATGCTTGAGCTTGCGGGCGGAGAGATAACTGGCCAGGACTACCTGTTTCTGAAGATAGACGCTGATGAAAAAGCCTTCCCTTACCTCAACAGGCTGGGCCTGGCACATGAGTACGGGGAGCTTATCGTTGAGGCGGATTCCGTCGAAGAACTCCTTGAAAAGGCTGGAAAGGTGGAGTGGCCGATCAGGGGAACCTTCAAGGTCGAAACCGAGACCATGGCCAACTGCCGCTTTGACGTCTTAGACCTCCCGCGGAAGCTCGGGGCAGTTATATATGCGCAGGGGTTCAGAGTGAACCTCTCAAAGCCGGAGACACTGGTCAGGGTCTACTGCGGCGGGAGGCTCTACGCAGGGATAAGACTCCACTTCTTCGACCCCAAGGACTTTGAAAAAAAGAAAGCCCACCGCAGGCCCTTCTTCAGGCCCATCTCACTCCCCCCCAGGCTCTCCAGGGCGCTGGTGAACCTCACCGGGGCAAAGGCGGAAATCCTCGACCCCTTCATGGGCGCAGGAGGTATTCTAATCGAGGCCGGCTTAATGGGTCTGAAGGTCTACGGTGTGGACATAAAGCCGGAGATGGTCCGGGGGGCGGAGATAAACCTCAGGCATTACGGGATAAATAACTACGAGCTCAGGCTGGGCGATGCTACCAGACTGGAAGAGCTTTTCCCGGACAAGAAGTTCGAAGCCATAGCCACGGATCCTCCCTACGGCACTTCAGCAACACTTGCCGGTAGAAAGAGGGACGAGCTTTACAGAAAAGCCCTGGAGAGCATGTACAACGTGCTCAAAGAGGGGGGGAGGCTTGCCATAGCGTTTCCAGCCGATTTCGACGGGGAGGCCGAAGGCGGGAGGGCAGGCTTCAGGCTCTTGGGCAAGTACTACCAGAGGGTGCACAAAAGCCTTGAGCGGTACTTCTACGTGTTCGAAAAATGA
- a CDS encoding 7-carboxy-7-deazaguanine synthase QueE — MKVVMAEVFSSWQGEGGSVEGSAFGRRQIFVRFAGCDLRCVWCDSKEYIDASRVSRWRYEVEPFTWKFEYRQNPASLDEVIDAVLRLDTGDIHSISYTGGEPTLQVKPLKAMMGRMKELGFDNFLETHGGLPELIKEVAHLTDYASVDIKDETARATEDWKSLVLREVESTRILKEAGAKTYVKLVVTSETKPENVRWYAELLKGLAPLVIQPREPIEISQRQLMELYREAAKIMGRKNVGLSFQVHKYLNVL, encoded by the coding sequence ATGAAGGTGGTAATGGCTGAGGTCTTCAGTAGCTGGCAGGGTGAGGGCGGGAGCGTGGAGGGAAGTGCCTTCGGCAGGAGGCAGATTTTTGTCAGATTCGCCGGCTGCGACCTTCGCTGCGTATGGTGCGACTCAAAGGAATACATAGATGCCTCCCGCGTTTCGCGCTGGCGCTATGAAGTGGAACCCTTCACCTGGAAGTTCGAGTACAGGCAAAACCCCGCTTCGCTCGATGAAGTCATCGATGCCGTTCTAAGGCTTGACACCGGTGATATACACTCGATAAGCTACACCGGCGGCGAGCCGACGCTTCAGGTGAAGCCGCTGAAGGCCATGATGGGGCGCATGAAGGAGCTCGGCTTTGACAACTTCCTCGAAACCCACGGCGGCCTCCCGGAGCTCATCAAAGAGGTGGCCCACCTCACGGATTACGCGAGCGTTGACATAAAAGACGAGACAGCCAGGGCAACGGAGGACTGGAAAAGCCTTGTTCTCAGAGAAGTTGAGAGCACGAGGATTCTGAAGGAGGCCGGCGCGAAGACATACGTAAAGCTCGTCGTCACTTCCGAAACGAAGCCCGAAAACGTCCGCTGGTACGCTGAACTGCTGAAGGGCCTGGCGCCCCTCGTTATACAGCCGAGGGAGCCGATTGAGATATCCCAGAGACAGCTGATGGAGCTCTACCGCGAGGCCGCCAAAATAATGGGCAGAAAGAACGTCGGGCTCAGCTTCCAGGTTCATAAATATCTCAACGTGCTGTGA